The Leptospira kmetyi serovar Malaysia str. Bejo-Iso9 genome includes a window with the following:
- a CDS encoding YciI family protein, giving the protein MKDFLLLFRQPSYDYTNASPNEMQALSKKWQDWVSGIVAQGKFADNGPRLATEGKVLKSGGVITDGPFVEIRERLGSFIVVKAESLDEAITLAHGCPALDAGGSVEVRQVIG; this is encoded by the coding sequence ATGAAAGACTTTTTACTATTATTCAGACAACCGAGTTACGATTATACGAACGCGAGTCCGAATGAGATGCAGGCGCTTTCCAAAAAGTGGCAGGACTGGGTGAGCGGAATCGTAGCGCAGGGAAAGTTCGCGGACAACGGTCCGAGACTTGCGACCGAAGGCAAGGTTTTGAAATCGGGCGGGGTGATCACGGACGGTCCCTTCGTCGAAATCAGGGAACGACTCGGAAGTTTTATCGTGGTCAAAGCGGAAAGTTTGGACGAAGCGATTACGCTCGCTCACGGATGTCCGGCGTTGGACGCGGGCGGAAGCGTGGAAGTCAGACAGGTCATCGGATAA
- a CDS encoding Crp/Fnr family transcriptional regulator: MKLTDEIARAVELSIFFPLKKESYWPLLEKGQIVKFSEGQMIQQNAPNETRYAALVLSGIFRMYLFSPSGRQTTVRYAKQGEMMGIVGALAVGTKFGEPEETFVQALSDSEVLAVSFDDLKYFGKKSPELAWAFAEECAKRVYAALREVYGIAFTGVRQRLARHLLLNAVSSETPPYLSVKLSQQELADSIGTVREVIVRELRSLKKEGLVESSKKGIAILNPSALLAFSEESN; this comes from the coding sequence ATGAAACTGACGGACGAAATCGCGAGGGCGGTGGAGCTCAGCATATTCTTCCCTTTAAAAAAAGAATCGTATTGGCCTCTTTTGGAAAAGGGACAAATCGTCAAGTTCTCCGAAGGACAGATGATCCAGCAAAACGCTCCAAACGAAACACGTTATGCTGCCTTGGTGTTATCCGGAATTTTCAGGATGTATCTTTTTTCCCCTTCGGGAAGACAAACCACGGTGCGTTATGCGAAACAGGGAGAAATGATGGGGATCGTGGGTGCGCTCGCGGTGGGAACGAAATTCGGAGAACCCGAGGAAACCTTCGTCCAGGCCTTGAGCGATTCGGAAGTGCTGGCCGTTTCTTTCGACGACCTCAAATACTTCGGAAAAAAATCGCCCGAGCTCGCATGGGCTTTCGCGGAAGAATGCGCCAAAAGAGTGTACGCGGCTTTGCGGGAAGTATACGGGATCGCGTTTACGGGAGTTCGTCAGAGATTGGCGCGTCATCTTCTTTTAAACGCGGTGAGTAGCGAAACTCCTCCGTATTTATCCGTAAAGTTATCGCAACAGGAACTCGCGGATTCGATCGGAACCGTCCGCGAAGTGATCGTCCGGGAACTCAGAAGTTTGAAAAAAGAAGGTCTCGTAGAAAGTTCCAAAAAAGGAATCGCGATTTTGAATCCGAGCGCTCTCCTTGCGTTCTCGGAGGAATCGAATTAG
- a CDS encoding RNA polymerase sigma factor gives MEEEYDLKHLFQREFSKMVAVISNKFGLEHIETAEDIVSETFLVAAENWGIKGVPKNPTAWLYVVAKQKTLHHFRRNKILAKKIIPELVSRNERIESRSSDSEPDFSPRNIQDSQLKMLFAVCNPAIASEAQIGLALRILCGFGIDEIAEAFLSNKETINKRLFRAKEKLRSENVSMELPPEAEIETRLDNVLHIVYLLFNEGYYSKTQNQILRKDFCLEALRLALMLSENPKTNRPKTNALVALMCFHASRFEARRTEEDSFVLYEDQNEELWDRELIGQGIRYLALSAKGNEISSYHWEARIAYWHCIKEDSEEKWEEILQSYDRLLKINYSPSVALNRIFALYKVKGENVALKEAENLKLEDNHFYFLLLAELYKKKNPEKSIFHFRKAHSLAKTRTEKKGIEEKIEKLRGNGSPRRSESKS, from the coding sequence ATGGAAGAAGAATACGATCTAAAACATCTGTTTCAAAGGGAATTTTCGAAGATGGTCGCGGTGATCAGCAACAAATTCGGATTGGAACATATCGAAACCGCCGAAGACATCGTCAGCGAAACGTTTTTAGTCGCGGCCGAAAACTGGGGAATCAAAGGTGTTCCGAAAAATCCGACCGCGTGGCTCTACGTGGTCGCGAAACAAAAAACGCTGCATCATTTTCGAAGAAACAAAATTCTCGCTAAAAAAATCATACCCGAACTCGTTTCGAGAAACGAAAGAATCGAAAGCCGATCCTCGGACTCCGAACCGGATTTTTCTCCGCGCAACATTCAAGACAGTCAGTTGAAAATGCTCTTCGCGGTTTGTAATCCCGCGATTGCGAGCGAGGCTCAGATCGGTTTGGCGTTGCGGATTCTTTGCGGTTTCGGAATCGACGAGATCGCGGAAGCGTTTTTATCCAATAAGGAAACGATCAACAAACGTCTTTTCAGAGCCAAAGAAAAACTGAGAAGCGAAAACGTAAGTATGGAACTTCCTCCCGAAGCGGAGATCGAAACCAGATTGGACAACGTGTTGCACATCGTCTATCTTCTGTTCAACGAAGGATATTATTCCAAAACTCAAAATCAAATTTTGAGAAAGGATTTTTGTCTGGAGGCTTTGCGTTTGGCTTTGATGCTTTCCGAAAATCCGAAAACGAATCGTCCTAAAACAAACGCGTTAGTCGCTCTTATGTGTTTTCACGCTTCCCGGTTCGAAGCGCGTAGAACGGAGGAAGATTCTTTCGTCCTTTACGAAGATCAAAACGAAGAGCTCTGGGATCGGGAACTCATAGGACAAGGAATACGTTATCTCGCTCTTTCGGCGAAGGGAAACGAAATCAGTTCCTATCACTGGGAGGCGCGGATCGCGTATTGGCATTGTATCAAAGAGGATTCGGAGGAAAAATGGGAGGAAATTCTTCAGTCATACGATCGGCTTTTGAAAATCAATTATTCGCCGAGCGTGGCCTTAAACAGAATTTTCGCGTTGTATAAGGTCAAAGGGGAGAATGTCGCATTAAAAGAAGCGGAGAATTTAAAACTCGAAGACAATCATTTTTACTTTTTATTGCTCGCGGAACTTTATAAAAAGAAAAATCCTGAAAAATCCATATTCCATTTTCGTAAAGCTCATTCTCTCGCAAAAACTCGAACGGAAAAAAAGGGAATCGAGGAGAAGATCGAAAAATTGAGGGGAAACGGGTCCCCTCGACGGTCCGAATCGAAATCTTAA
- a CDS encoding helix-turn-helix domain-containing protein translates to MEFLNASLTYWIYFGAANAFFYSFLESIKKTRINATLVVILCITGSILLRYAWYFEPGFAEIPYSFFLLFTSITLVGPLVYVYVKSYLQRISEETTGFREIISEYWFHFVPSVFFFVFEMIYFLQEPNVLRESILQSASTFRWDRIHAATLIACIQVSSYSILCLRVYLHISRKYEIYELKLVWAVLLLPVLANILIGSAFFIKNEILFKSGASCIVLVILLMFVLKENHPGFFNEMTVAIRNSKYQNTILLNEEIERANLRLKDIMEKQAFYRDGELRLVDLAAGLGLSLHQTSRYLNEVQKMSFYELVNHYRVQEACKRLISEPNKGVLDIGYEVGFNSKSAFNSQFAKVTGFSPALYRKNHSASE, encoded by the coding sequence ATGGAATTTTTGAATGCAAGCCTTACGTACTGGATCTATTTCGGCGCGGCCAACGCGTTCTTCTATTCGTTCCTGGAATCGATCAAAAAAACTCGAATCAACGCGACCCTCGTCGTGATTCTTTGTATCACCGGAAGTATTCTTCTTCGATACGCTTGGTATTTTGAACCCGGTTTCGCGGAGATTCCGTATTCGTTTTTTCTGTTGTTCACTTCGATCACCTTGGTCGGTCCGCTCGTATACGTTTACGTAAAATCGTATCTGCAAAGAATTTCCGAGGAAACGACCGGCTTTCGGGAAATCATTTCCGAATATTGGTTTCATTTTGTTCCTTCCGTATTCTTTTTCGTTTTCGAAATGATCTATTTTTTGCAGGAGCCGAACGTTCTACGGGAATCGATCCTACAAAGCGCTTCCACGTTTCGATGGGATAGAATTCACGCGGCCACGTTGATCGCGTGTATTCAAGTTTCCTCATATTCCATTCTTTGTTTGAGGGTGTATCTGCATATCTCCCGGAAATACGAAATCTACGAATTAAAACTCGTATGGGCCGTTCTTTTGCTTCCGGTTCTCGCGAACATTCTGATCGGTTCGGCGTTTTTTATCAAAAACGAGATTCTTTTCAAAAGCGGCGCGTCTTGTATCGTCCTCGTGATTTTGTTGATGTTCGTATTGAAGGAGAATCATCCCGGATTTTTCAACGAGATGACGGTCGCGATCCGAAATTCGAAATACCAAAACACGATTTTGTTAAACGAAGAGATCGAAAGGGCCAATCTCAGACTGAAGGACATCATGGAAAAACAGGCTTTCTACCGGGACGGGGAACTTCGTTTGGTGGATCTCGCCGCCGGATTGGGATTAAGTCTGCATCAAACCTCGCGTTATCTCAACGAGGTTCAGAAGATGAGCTTTTACGAATTGGTAAATCACTATCGGGTTCAAGAAGCCTGCAAACGATTGATCTCCGAACCGAACAAGGGAGTTTTGGATATCGGATACGAAGTCGGATTCAATTCCAAGTCTGCGTTCAATTCTCAGTTCGCAAAAGTCACCGGGTTTTCACCCGCGCTCTATCGTAAAAATCATTCCGCATCCGAATAG
- a CDS encoding C45 family peptidase, whose amino-acid sequence MKRQTHPLAILQLKGTQEEMGRQFGEIMKTIGQFDPVFDFYPVMARNLLLGSLPRNRRNFLAKGFLSMYLKFSQNQMRKHRPDEFSKRTIAALDAAGKTSKIERDLFTMDAFQNSVGLLGLIQMLPELAHFGEPGKAQLIPACTSAAVWGNQSEDGMLYHARNFDFPGVDVWDLRPVVVFCTPNQGLRYGYIACRGADAPGITAFNEAGLTLSFHTRFHKRIGSKGLGVIDFGHKIISEAHNIAQAVEIAQKHKINSTWGAIVTSCNEKGSKAAVIETNFGDVDVTYSQPGGESFVNTNHYFSPRLQNGEILASPVFYNHSLGRYKRAQQILAEKRSKGTSVKDLQDLLNDTIDPSSGESRLMGSTIRQITSVKSVVMSPEAGKLFVSIGAAPTGGGPYVEIPISWEKTPGYKIVGSDEISESKKKNKNKNVNEKEKTAISETAIEYYKNAMLINDDPKLGGINEIFSELDKAKKISAMDPSISFLQAILKLETGEWKEAIRLLEESASLESGLFRKNQAHLWLARTHSAIGMKKSADHYYQKVTNGPNTTDGLVWKQKAYSDNGSYSKRKLKQVSPNFLLVDVNEL is encoded by the coding sequence ATGAAACGTCAAACACATCCACTTGCGATATTACAATTGAAAGGAACCCAAGAAGAAATGGGACGTCAATTCGGAGAGATCATGAAGACCATCGGTCAATTCGATCCGGTCTTCGATTTTTATCCGGTGATGGCCCGCAACTTACTTTTGGGAAGTCTTCCAAGGAATCGACGCAACTTTCTTGCAAAAGGATTCTTATCCATGTATCTCAAATTCTCTCAGAATCAAATGAGAAAACACAGACCCGATGAATTTTCTAAACGGACAATCGCCGCTCTTGATGCCGCCGGTAAAACGTCCAAGATCGAAAGGGATCTTTTTACGATGGACGCGTTTCAAAACTCGGTCGGTCTCTTGGGTTTGATTCAAATGTTACCCGAGCTCGCGCATTTCGGAGAACCAGGCAAAGCTCAACTGATCCCCGCTTGCACAAGCGCCGCGGTCTGGGGAAATCAAAGCGAAGACGGAATGTTATACCACGCCCGCAACTTCGACTTTCCCGGCGTGGACGTTTGGGATCTAAGACCCGTAGTCGTTTTCTGTACGCCGAATCAAGGTCTTCGTTACGGTTATATCGCCTGCAGAGGAGCGGACGCGCCCGGAATCACCGCGTTTAACGAAGCGGGTTTGACGTTATCGTTTCATACCCGTTTTCACAAAAGAATCGGATCCAAAGGTTTGGGGGTGATCGACTTCGGGCACAAAATTATTTCCGAAGCGCATAACATCGCTCAGGCGGTCGAGATCGCGCAAAAACACAAGATCAACTCGACTTGGGGCGCGATCGTTACGAGTTGCAACGAAAAAGGTTCGAAAGCCGCGGTCATCGAAACCAATTTCGGAGACGTGGACGTGACGTATTCTCAACCGGGCGGAGAATCTTTCGTAAACACGAATCACTATTTCAGTCCGCGTCTTCAAAACGGAGAAATTCTCGCCTCCCCCGTTTTTTACAATCACAGCTTGGGAAGATACAAACGTGCGCAACAGATTCTCGCCGAAAAAAGATCCAAGGGAACGAGCGTAAAGGATCTGCAGGATTTGTTAAACGACACGATCGATCCGAGTAGCGGAGAATCCAGACTTATGGGTTCCACGATTCGTCAAATCACTTCCGTAAAATCCGTTGTGATGAGCCCCGAAGCCGGTAAATTATTTGTTTCCATCGGAGCGGCGCCGACCGGAGGCGGACCCTATGTGGAAATTCCGATTTCTTGGGAAAAAACCCCGGGTTATAAGATCGTAGGCTCGGACGAAATTTCAGAATCGAAAAAGAAAAACAAAAACAAAAACGTAAATGAAAAGGAAAAAACTGCGATATCCGAAACGGCGATCGAATATTATAAAAACGCGATGCTTATCAACGACGATCCGAAACTGGGAGGTATAAACGAAATCTTTTCCGAGTTGGACAAAGCGAAAAAAATTTCCGCAATGGACCCTTCGATCTCGTTTTTACAGGCGATTCTAAAATTGGAAACGGGAGAATGGAAAGAAGCGATCCGTCTTTTGGAAGAATCGGCTTCGCTGGAATCCGGTTTGTTTCGAAAAAATCAGGCGCATCTCTGGCTCGCTCGAACTCATTCCGCGATCGGAATGAAAAAGTCGGCCGATCATTATTATCAAAAAGTTACGAACGGACCGAACACCACGGACGGGCTTGTTTGGAAACAAAAGGCGTATTCGGATAACGGTTCTTATTCGAAACGTAAGTTAAAACAGGTTTCGCCTAACTTTTTACTGGTGGACGTAAACGAACTCTAA
- a CDS encoding MBL fold metallo-hydrolase encodes MKILKYSVRFLSIVSVLSAFGCFLGAPLKKGANPWNQNRPREISFSSWEEVFSKPSKLEVKALLTGHVLTGPSILIDSKNPKTPEDQKIEQWVPALSYLVRHPVHGNFLMDSGVPSVDEKGNCDFSLIGPLFNVPCRSERGFDSASQLSKLNIRNEDLKFVLISHLHWDHIGGMEALRSRGPIRVLISEEEAEDASKAFSILHGYAPRALSVDFDLSVLPKDKFKEMPILGKVYDLFGDGSVWIVAAHGHTEGELAVLLNEVSGPMLFTFDSSHLKAGFENEIAPGATVNKDKSVDIIRRMRSFAATYPKVKVIYGHEPTQWSDKRIVSLSGNKP; translated from the coding sequence ATGAAAATTCTCAAATACAGCGTTCGGTTTTTATCGATCGTTTCGGTTTTGTCCGCATTCGGATGTTTTTTAGGAGCCCCTTTAAAAAAAGGGGCCAACCCCTGGAATCAAAACCGGCCCCGGGAAATAAGTTTTTCCAGTTGGGAAGAAGTTTTTTCCAAACCGAGCAAACTCGAAGTTAAGGCGCTTTTAACCGGACACGTTCTTACGGGTCCTTCCATTCTGATCGATTCCAAAAATCCAAAAACGCCCGAGGATCAAAAGATCGAACAATGGGTTCCCGCTCTGAGTTATTTGGTTCGTCATCCGGTTCACGGAAATTTTTTGATGGATTCGGGAGTTCCTTCCGTGGACGAAAAAGGGAATTGCGATTTCAGTCTGATCGGTCCGTTGTTCAACGTTCCTTGTCGCTCCGAAAGGGGATTCGATTCAGCAAGTCAGTTGAGTAAATTAAACATTCGGAATGAAGATTTGAAATTCGTTCTGATCTCTCATCTGCACTGGGATCATATCGGAGGAATGGAAGCCCTTAGATCGAGAGGACCGATCCGAGTTTTGATTTCCGAAGAGGAAGCCGAAGACGCTAGCAAGGCGTTTTCCATTTTACACGGATACGCTCCCCGCGCGCTATCGGTCGATTTCGATCTTTCCGTTTTACCGAAGGATAAGTTCAAAGAAATGCCTATATTAGGAAAAGTTTATGATCTTTTCGGAGACGGTTCGGTTTGGATCGTCGCGGCCCACGGTCATACGGAAGGAGAACTGGCCGTTTTGTTAAACGAAGTCTCCGGTCCGATGTTGTTTACGTTCGATTCCTCCCATTTGAAAGCGGGTTTTGAAAACGAAATCGCTCCGGGCGCGACCGTAAACAAGGATAAAAGCGTCGATATCATCCGGAGAATGCGTTCTTTCGCCGCGACCTATCCCAAAGTAAAAGTGATCTACGGACACGAACCGACTCAGTGGAGCGATAAACGGATCGTATCGTTGAGCGGAAACAAACCTTAA
- a CDS encoding nuclear transport factor 2 family protein, with amino-acid sequence MDLKEAEDFCIRWLSSWTGNQPDRLIRFYDDEAFYSDPTARKGFQGKNKILSYFKILLRNNPNWIWTHEEIIPNEKGFVLKWKAKIPVKENEIVEYGMDIVEVENEKIVRNEVYFDTRKLMENIRNS; translated from the coding sequence ATGGATCTAAAAGAAGCCGAAGATTTTTGCATACGCTGGTTGTCTTCTTGGACGGGAAATCAACCGGACCGTTTGATTCGATTTTACGACGACGAAGCGTTCTATTCCGACCCGACCGCACGAAAAGGATTTCAAGGTAAGAATAAAATTCTTTCCTATTTTAAGATTCTGCTTCGCAATAATCCGAACTGGATTTGGACGCACGAAGAAATCATACCGAACGAAAAAGGTTTCGTTTTAAAGTGGAAGGCCAAAATTCCCGTCAAAGAAAACGAAATCGTCGAATACGGGATGGATATCGTGGAAGTCGAAAACGAAAAGATCGTGCGTAACGAGGTCTATTTCGACACGAGAAAGTTAATGGAGAATATTCGTAATTCTTGA